TAGCGAGCGTGCCTGTGTTAGTGATCTGAGCATAAAGTGTATACGAAAGTTTAACAGCCTGATGAATGTCGGATCATACTTCTGTATGAACGTCACATTGATATCGGGCTTTTGCTATTACATCGAGAACCTACGATAAATGTACGATAAACGGAGGTGAATCTAATTCGCCATGGCTTTGCGATTCGAAGTATAATAAAAGGTAAACTATATGAATTGAACTGAACATTCACATAAGAACGAAGAGGACAGAAAGAACCTGTAGAAGCGGAGCTAAAAGCTTTCTGAAAGAAAGCTACATCGGAAGCATACGCCTCGCCTTTTATCTCCGGATGTTCACCTTTGAAAAAGGAAATCAAAACATCTGGGGATAACAGCGATCGGAAGATTGTTCTGTCATCGGAGTGGTAAGTGTGGATATTCTTGAGTTCAATCTATATAGCTAATAGAAACAAGAGGAGTCTTTATGAATAAAACGATTTCTGATATCGCTCAGATGGCAGGTGTGGCGAAAAGCACGGTCTCTCGCTATCTGAATGGCGGATCTGTTAGTGAGGATACACGTCAGAAGATTGAGCGTATTATCAAACAATACAATTATGTCCCAAACACTTTTGCACAGAGTTTAAAGGCGAAGAAGACCAGTATCATTGGTACGGTTGTGCCACGTCTCGATTCTTTTGCGACATCCCAGACATTGATCGGAATTGATGAAGAGCTGCGCAGTAATCAATATCAGATGCTGATCGCTAATACGAGTCAGGACATGCAGCGCGAGATTGATGCCATTTATGATTTTGCACGACAGAAGGTATCGGGTATTATTCTGCTGGCTGCTGAAGTGACTGAAGCACATCTGAAGGCCGTTGATGATATACGGATTCCGGTGTTATTGGTGGGGCAGCAGCATGAGCAATTACATAGTCTGGTTCACAATGATGATCAGGCTGGCTATGAAATGGGCAAATATGTTGTCGAACAGGGTCACCGCAAGATCGTGTATATGGGAGTTAGCGAGAAGGATCGGGCGGTAGGGATCTATCGCAAACAGGGGTTCCAGCGAGCAATCGCCGAGTGTGATGGATGTGAAGTGAAGTATTATGAGACAAGCTTCAAGATGTCTGAAGCCATCGTGACCGCTGAAGCCATCCTGAAAGAGATCACACCAACAATCATTGTAGGGGCTACGGATAATATCGCACTGGGTGTGATGAAGATTGCGTTCTCCAATAAAATTCGCATACCGCAAGATTTGTCTGTTACCGGATTTGGCGGATATGATATTACGGAGATGATTCATCCCACGCTGACTACTGTGAAATATCATTATTTGCAGGCAGGCAAAGTAGCGGCGAATCACATTATTCGTCTGGTCAAAGGCGAGTCGGTGGAGGAACGAACAACACTGGACGTAGAACTAATTCCTCGAGAAAGCGTTGACAAATTATAAAAACATCATTTATGATAATTCCATCGAACCGGTTCCACAGTGAATATCCAATACGGATATGCGAACACGGGCAGGCATTAATGCCAAATGGAATTATTTTTTTGTGCCGATTGGAACCGGTTCCTATATTTTGAATGGAGAACAGCTATGAAAATGACTAGAGAGCAGCGCTACAGACGAATTGAGCAAGCTGAGCCTGGTGAGATTGCGAAGCTTGAAGCACAGATATCCGAGTGTCCTTGGAGACAGAGTTACCATATTCAGCCTGTAACAGGTCTGCTTAATGATCCTAACGGTTTTGTATATTATAAAGGCTATTATCATCTGTTCTATCAGTGGTTTCCACTTGGAACAGAACACGGCATGAAATACTGGTATCATACCCGCTCGAACAATCTGGTGAACTGGGAAAATATCGGGATTGGAATCGAACCGGGTGGCAGATATGACTCACACGGAGCTTATTCCGGCAGTGCGATTGAAAAAGACGGCAACCTGCACTTGCTGTACACAGGCAATACGAGGGATGAGGCTTGGGTCAGACATCCGTATCAATGCTTGGCAGTCATGGATGAAAGCGGTTCAGTAACCAAACTGAATTATCCCGTAATCTCGTCTGTTCCAGCCGGATACACGGAACACTTCAGAGATCCCAAAGTGTGGCAACAAGGAGACACATATTATTGTGTAATTGGTGCGCAGAGAACAGACGAGACGGGATGTACGGTACTGTATCGCTCAATTGATCTGAACAACTGGGAGTTTCTTGGTGAAATTCGCACGCAATTAACCTCCTTTGGTTACATGTGGGAGTGCCCGGATTATATGGAGATGGACGGGAAAGGTGTACTTGTTTTTTCTCCACAAGGCTTAGATGCTGCGGGAGATCACTATCAGAATATTTTTCAGTCCGGTTATCTAATCGGTGAGCCGCTCGATCTCCAGACGAGAGAGTTCAATCATGGTGAATTTCAGGAGTTGGATCGTGGATTCGACTTCTATGCTCCGCAAACCATGCAGGGCCCGGACGGAAGACGTATCCTGGTTGGTTGGATGGGTCTTCCCGATCTGGCGTATCCGACAGATGATAACGGTTGGGCACATTGCCTGACCATTCCTCGGCAATTGACACTACGAGACGGGAAGTTAATTCAACAACCGGTTGCTGAAATGATCCAATTGCGTCAACAGGAGAAAGGCACTCATATTCGCGCAACGATTGATAATGAGAGTCGATCTTTCACAGGTTTCTATGGAATTTCATATGAGCTGATATGTGAGATAAGCCATGTAGAAGCAGAGATTGTCGGCATCGAATTCCGAGCAAGTGGAACTGAGAAAACGGTTCTTTTGTATGATCGGATTCAGCAGAAAGTTATTCTGGATCGGACGATGTCTGGTGCCGAGCTGGCAGAGCAAAATGGCGCTGTACGGCGGTGCGCGCTTACTGCGGACGTAATTAAGTTCCATCTGTTCGTAGATGCATCTTCAGTGGAGATCTTTGTGAACGATGGGGAAGAGGTCTTTACCAGCCGCATTTTCCCAAGTCGGGACAGCGTGGATATTCGTTTCTTTGCACACGGAGGCAAAGCTGATTTTGAAGCAACACAATGGCATTATTAAGTATTACGTGAGAGGAATGAGATAACATGTCGGAGAATCAACGGATTGCCCAGGAAGTCATTCATGCCATCGGGGGCAAAGAGAATATCGCATCATTTGCACACTGTGCAACACGCCTTCGCATCATGGTGAAAGATAAAGAGAAGATTGACCAGAAAACGGTCGAGAACATCGAAAAGGTGAAAGGGGCTTTTTTCAACTCGGGTCAATATCAGATTATCTTTGGTACGGGAACGGTGAATCGAATCTTTGAAGAGGTTGAGAAGCTGGGAATCGAAGGATCGTCCAAGGATGATGTGAAGAGTCAGGGAAAAAAGGAAGGAAATGCTTTTCAGCGAGCTATCCGCACATTTGGTGACGTATTCGTTCCCATTATTCCCGTACTGGTAGCTACAGGATTGTTCATGGGATTACGCGGATTACTTACCCAGAATGAAATTCTGGCGTTGTTCGGTGCAACACCTGATGATATCTCTTCCAATTTCCTTTTGTTCACTCAGATTCTGACGGATACGGCATTTGCGTTTCTGCCTGCACTTGTAGCTTGGTCCGCATTCCGCGTATTCGGTGGAAGTCCGGTACTTGGTATCGTACTGGGGCTAATGCTGGTTAATCCGGCATTACCCAATGCTTACGCGGTGGCGGATGGATCAGCCCAGCCGCTGCATATGTTCGGTTTTATACCTGTCGTGGGTTATCAGGGATCGGTTCTGCCTGCGTTCTTCGTAGGTTTGATTGGAGCCAAGTTCGAGAAGGTACTAAGAAGACGGGTGCCTGAGGCACTGGACTTGATTCTGACTCCTTTTATTACGTTAACGGTTATGATTACGCTTGGACTGTTCGCGATTGGTCCTGTGTTCCATTCCCTGGAAGAGTGGGTACTGCATGGAACAACAGCCGTATTGGATCTTCCGTTTGGCATCGCAGGTATTATCATTGGATTCTTCCATCAGATTATTGTCGTTACCGGTGTGCATCACATCTTTAATTTCCTGGAGATTCAACTGCTCGAGAAGACTGGATTTAATCCGTTCAACGCGATCATCACTTGTGCCATGGCAGCACAAGGAGCCGCTTGTCTTGCGGTAGGTCTGAAGACCAAAAATATGAAACTCAAAGCACTGGCATTACCTTCGTCATTGTCTGCATTTCTGGGCATTACCGAGCCAGCCATCTTCGGTGTTAACTTGCGTTATATGAAACCATTTATTATGGGACTGGTTGGTGGTGGTGTGGGTGGTTTCATCGCTTCCCTGTTCCATCTGCAAGGTACAGGCATGGCAGTAACGGTTATTCCTGGGACATTGCTCTATCTCAACAGCCAACTGCCGTTGTATATCTTGTCCAACGTGGTTGCCATGGCTATTGCTTTTGCACTTACCTGGTTCTTCGGATATAAGGATCAACCGATTGCAGAGGAATCGGTGAGCCATGACAACAGTGGAGTAACATCAGTTGAAGCTCATGCAGTGGATTCTAATCCGCGCGCTAATTCAGTTACCGATGCTGTTATAAGCAATCGTCCTAAGGTAGATCTGCTCGAAATAGCTTCGCCGATGAATGGTACCGTCGTTGCTTTGGAACAGGTTCCTGATCCGGCGTTCTCGGAAAAACATATGGGTGAGGGCATTGCCATTGAGCCATCAGAAGGTAAAGTGTATGCACCGTTTGATGGTGTGATCGCACATGTCATGAACAAGAGTAAACATGCGGTGATTCTGGAGCATGAGACAAGTGTACAGATGCTGGTTCATATCGGAATTAATACGGTTGGACTCAAAGGAAACGGTTTTACTGCGCATGTGAATAGCGGAGATCGTGTAACTGCAGGACAATTATTGATCGAATTCGACATGGATGTCATTCAGGCTGCGGGTCTGCCGTTGATTACACCTGTGCTGATTCCAAGCGGGAATGAAGCAATAACAAATGTTGCTGCAACCTCAACTGGTCGTGTGCAAGCCAATGGGGAAGCAATACTTATTGTGAAGTTCAATGAACCTCAATAATTGATCGTTTGAAATAGAGATGTATTATTACATGGCTCATTAAAGTACTAATCATAAAAGGCAAAGGGAACTTGTATGTATCATCAGGTTCCTTTGCCTTTTTGTATTGCTTTTCACCCGAAAAGATAATTTCAAAAGGAATAATACGTCAGCGCATATTGCATCAGAAAAGTACGGATTTCTTCCCGACTCAATTTCGAGGAGCCATCATTTCGTTTCTCCAGGTTGAACAGCAGATTACGGACAGCATCCTCCACAAACAGGACACGTTCGTTTCCCCAGATTTCTCGTTGTTGCTCGATATGATGTATGGCCTGATTGGGATGCATGCCTTTTAATACTCTGAACACCGAAGCCCAGTGTACAAGATCTGTAGGATGAACTCCTTCAGATAGTTTAAATTCAGCGAATCCATGTGTCTCCCCGCATGAGATCTTGAATAATCCACAGTAGCAGGTTGCTTGATCGGTCTCAAGGCATGGCAATCTCTGCATATCGTATCGGATAATCTCCATAGAACTGATTCTAGGATCAGCACTCATCTCTCGCTGTATGCGCACATCACAACTTGCAAACACACCGTTCAACCTCCATAGCTAAATAAGCTTATTGTTATCGTTGTCCTGCCGATGATATTACGATCAAACGAGCATGAAGTAAAATAATCCAAGGGTGAAATATGGATGTTTTTAAGACTTTTTTGCTTTGAATCTATGTATGTAAACGATTAACAAGAGGTATATCTGCGATTATGGCCCGCTTAATCCGGTTTCTATAACTGCTTATGATTAATCGAGAAATATGGAGAATTACAGAGTAAAGAGTGGATTATACAAGATATGAACAGGATTACGGTCTGGAATCAATCAGAAAAGTGCAGAATCGGATACTGCTCAATTGCAGAAAGATGGATAGAGGACTATGATTCGCACATAACGTATTTGAAACGAAATATGCAGGATCTGATTGAAGGCGAGGTAGACAGCAATGGATGAGGCAATGATTGTTGTATCAGCAGGGCACAGTGCAGCGGGGATGAATTTCGTGGATGTATTATTGAAAAAGGGGTTAGCCTTCGTTGTGCTTGTACACAGTGAAGAGGAACGGGAACAACTTCTAACACTTGGGAGAGTTCCTGTGCGTTATATTCAAATAACGGAAGGAATACAACAGACTCGTCCCGAATATATGGTCTCCAATGCATTTGTGTTCGAGAATAATCTGCCTCAGTGTTGCGAGGATATCCAGTTGTGTCACAGCTGGTATCCGCAACAGCTTTATGTCGTTTCCAGTAACAAGGCTCCAGTTGGTCTTGTATATAAGGGCCTTGGTGCAACGTATGTCATTCATAGCCAGAGTGGGGATGTTTCATTTTTATTATGAACGGTCATTCATAATGGATACGGAAAATCTGAGTCAAAGGAAAAACGTTCTGTCCGAGCCGATTGCTCTGGACAGAACGTTTCGTGATTCCGATGGGAAATAGATTGAGTTAGGAATCCCTATAACTATTATGAAGCTACGCCAACAACACTGGTTCCATTTTTCGTGATTTTGTAGGTAATCACATCTCCATTCCAGAAGTGGAACTTGAGGGTGACTTCGCCATCCTTCGTTTCATTAAAGAAGTTAGGTTTTAGCTCGATCACATGACGTTCGTAATCTGGGCTGAATGTGTAGGAGAACTCTTTGAAGGAAGTCCAGTTCTGTGGACCGGCGTTCTCCCCGTTTGCATATGTCGCTTCCATCGTTGCCAGTTGGTTGCCATTAAACGTAGTTGGAATGGCAAATGCACTGGTTGTACCAGTCGCATCGTTTAACTTAGGTGTGTCATATTTAATGATGTTAAAATTCCAGTCGGTACCTTCGTTGAATCCTGCTGTGAGTGTGGCATTTACACCTAAATCACCAGAGGCTGTCAATTTGGTTAACAGATTGGACTTTAACGTAAGTACATCTTTTCTGATCGTATAGTCCTTACCTCTGACAAGTGGGGTAGTGCCATTCTTCAAAGAATTGAATTTGTTGCCATTCAGATTAAGTTTTACTTTTTTATCTTGAATGGCTTCATCTTGTTTAAAATATACGAGGTCCGTTTCAGCTGTGGATGAGCGACCTGTCCAGCTTGCTTTCATCGTATCGAATAGTTCCTGATCAGACCAAGTAAAACTTGTGCGTCCGAAGTGTTGTCCGTTGTCCCACAACATCGTTGTCATCTGTTTTTGACGCAGATATTGTCCAACAAATTCGAAGAATTTCAGTTTTTCGCCTTGCTCAATGACACCTGTGTGCTGATCAAACCCAAGCAAGCCATACTCACCAACAATAACCGGAATGCCTTTGGCTGTAAAAGCATTGTATACCCGATCGAATGTGTCGGTAACGTCCTTCTGTACTTCCTCGTTATATTTGGTGTAACCTGCGATGTTCACACTGAATGGCCAGAACCCGTAGTAGTGAACGGTTGCTATAATATTGGTGTCATTCAATTTTCGAATGGTCTTATTCAGTTCATCCAGATCAGGTTGAGCGGAAGAGGTATGCATCGTCGGAAGCACAAGCGGACGTGTCTCGTTGTTTCCACCCGAAGTTCTTACGATCTTGTGAAAAGAAGTATTCAACTCGTCCAGCATGCGATATCCAATCGCTGCATCCGTTGTGCCGCCTTCGGAGAAACGAGGTTCGTTAACACTTTCGAACATGAGCTTGTCGGATGCATCTTTGAACTTGTCCGCAATCTGAGTCCAAGCTGCGTTGTACCGTGCAAGCACGTTGTCATGGTCTTTCTCCATGTAACTGATCCAGCGCCAGGAGTCATGGTGAAGATTGATCATGACATAGAGATCGGCATCGAGGGCCCAGTTCACTACTTCTTGAACCCGATTCATGTAAGCGGCATCAATTGTATAGTCGGGTGCGTCACCGATGTGAGCTTCCCAGGTAACAGGAATACGAATACTGTTGTAACCCTCACTTGCGATCGATTGAATCATTTCCTTCGTAATACGAGGGTTGCCCCAGGCTGTCTCATCCTCACCAACGGCATCCAGAGAGTTACCTAGATTCCAGCCAGGCTCCATGGCGTTCACGTATGCCTGCATTTTGCTTGGCGCGGCTGAGGTACTGGTCTGTTCACTGTTGTCTGTTGCAGCGGAAGCGACAGCCGAAGAGAAAAGAGACAGAATCATGGCAGTTACGAGTGTAAGAGAGAGGACGGATTTACGGTTTTTTTTCATCAACATAATCTCCTTATCAGTTAGAATGGTTGAACTTGAATAGAAGTTAAGCAACTGTGAAAATGGAGCTCAACTCAAACCAAATCATGACTTGTTCAAAAATGGGACCACCACCGAATTATGTATTGAAAGCGTTTTCGGAATTTAATATATCATGATTATATATAGGGGGATACCTGCACAATTGAAATAAAACTCATGTGATAATTAGTGATTTGGTTTAGCTAGTAGATTGTGTAAAGATAATGATTTTATTTGGAATTGTGATGATATAATTGATTCTAACAATAATTAGATTCATATACCCTTGGAGGAATGTAAAATGAAGCTGGATGCACATCAACATTTCTGGGAATACAATATCGCCGAGTATGGATGGATTGGGGAAGAGATGAAAGCCATTCGTCAGTCTTTTCTCCCAAAAGATCTGGAACCTATATTAGCACAATCGGGGATGGACGGATGCATTGCAGTGCAAGCGAGACAATCACTGACAGAAACTGAGTGGCTTCTGGAACTGGCAGACCAATACGAGTTTATCAAAGGTGTGGTCGGATGGGTGGATCTTTGTTCGGATGATGTTCGAAATCAACTTGAACTGCTCGCGTCCAATCCGGTTCTGAAGGGTGTGCGTCATGTCATACAGGATGAACCTGATCTTCAGTATGTATTGAGAGAAGACTTTCAGCGCGGGATTTCATTGCTCAAAGAGTATGATTTGGCCTATGATCTGTTGGTATCCAAGGAGCAACTGTCTTATGCCGTTGAACTGGTTAAGGCGTTTCCTGAACAACGATTTGTACTTGATCATCTGGCCAAACCTGACATCAAATCAGGTATACTCTCACCATGGCAAGAAGCACTTGAGTCATTGGCCGCCCAACCAAATGCATACTGCAAACTTTCGGGAATAGTGACTGAAGCAGATTGGGAAAATTGGACTCCGAGTGACTTTACATCCTATCTGAACATCGCCATAGAAGCCTTTGGTGCTGAACGGTTAATGTTTGGGTCCGATTGGCCAGTGAGCAACCTTGCGGCTTCGTATTCTGATGTATACGGTCTCATTAAGTCTCACATTCATTCCTTATCTGTGTCAGATCAACAGATGATTCTTGGCGGGACGTGTGCTGCGTTTTATCAAATATCGTAATGGGCATTTCCTCGTTAAACCGGTTTCAAGAAGTTGACAACCGTTCTGATTCTTGCTAAAGTTTTATCCAATCCGCATAATTGTGATCTGGGAATGTTACCGATATGGGCATAACCTGAGCTGGCTTGTTTACACGTAATCGTGTACCCAGGCTGGTTCGGGTTTTTTCTATTTAAGTTGAACAAATAATGTGTAATTGTGCAGTTCAACTTAAATAATTTGTCTTATTAATATTTCTAACGATTTGAGCGGATAGCTGAACTACATATTTGGAAGGAGAATGATGATGACTAATTTTGAGTTTCCTAAAGATTTTCTATGGGGTGGAGCCATTGCTGCGAATCAGGCGGAGGGCGCGTATCTGGAAGATGGCAAAGGACTGAGCATCGTTGACTTGCTGCCAACAGGAGAGAGCCGCAGAAGCATTATGAAAGGTCATGTTCCGGCTTTTACGCCGCTCGCTACCGAGTTCTATCCTTCACATGAAGCAATCGATTTTTATCACCGTTACCCTGAAGACATTGCTCTGTTTGCAGAAATGGGATTCAAGGCGCTGCGTGTGTCCATTGCCTGGGCACGGATTTTCCCGACAGGAGAAGATGAACAGCCGAATGAAGCAGGATTGCAATTTTACGATAACCTGTTTGATGAATTATTGAAAAACGGCATTGAACCTGTCGTTACACTAGCTCACTTCGATGTACCTGTACACCTGATCGAGAAGTATGGTAGCTGGAGAAGTCGTGAACTGGTAACGTTATTCGAGACGTACGCTATAACAGTGTTCACACGGTACAAAGACAAGGTGAAATACTGGATGACATTTAACGAGATCAACATGTTGCTTCATCTTCCGTTCCTTGGGGCGGGACTGGCGTTCAATGAAGGGGATAACATCAAGGAAATTCAATATCAGGCTGCTCACCACCAATTGGTTGCAAGTGCACTGGCAGTCAAAGCATGTCATGAGATTATCCCTGGTGCCATGATTGGTTGTATGCTTGCGGCAGGAAGCTTCTATCCGTATACCTGTAATCCGGAAGATGTGTTCCAGGGTATGGAAAAAGATAGAGAGTCCTATTTCTTCATCGATGTGCAGTCACGTGGGGAATATCCGGGTTACGCTAAACGTTTCTTCAAGGACCACGAATTGAACATCGTTATGCAGCCGGAAGATGCAGAAATCTTGAAGGATCATACGGTAGATTATATCGGGTTCAGCTACTATTCAAGTCGTACAACCAGTACCGATCCGGAAGTTGTCAAAAATATGACCAGTGGCAATGTATTTGGCTCGGTAGCCAATCCATATCTGGCGAAGTCCGAATGGGGATGGACAATTGATCCCAAAGGATTCCGTATTACCGCCAATCAACTACATGACCGTTATCAGAAACCGCTGTTTGTCGTTGAGAATGGATTTGGTGCCAATGATGTGGTTACCCCGGAAGGTGAAGTGGATGATGCGTACCGGATTGATTACTTGAAACGACATGTAGCCGAAATGGGTGAGGCCATTCAGGATGGGGTCAACATCATCGGTTACACCAGTTGGGGACCTATTGATATTGTAAGTGCATCCTCAGGTGAGATGAGAAAACGTTATGGCTACATTTATGTGGATCGTGATAATGAAGGTCATGGTGAACTGACACGACTGAAGAAGAAGAGTTTTGATTGGTATAAAAATGTAATCGAATCGAACGGGACAGATCTGGGCGACGAGTAGTTTATATTTTTCTGAATTAAAATGGTCTTGTACGGCAATAAAACATCGGAAGTTTCATCTATATAAATTGAAATAAACATTTACACAAAACGGAGAGGACAGAAAAAGTTGGAGAAGCGAAGCTAAAAGCTTTCAATGGAAAGCTCCTTCGTAAGCATGAACTCGCCTTTATCACCGGATTTTCCCTTCTAAAAAAGGAAATCGAAAAATCTGGGGATAACAGCGATCAAAAGGTTGTTCTGTCATCGGAGTAGCTAGTGTAAATATTCTCTAGTTCAATTTATATAACTATGGGACTTCCGATTGCCCCCGCATTGAAAGCGTTGACATATGGTCAGGTTCGCGCTATACTTGACGCAATTATATCGTTTCTGGGATTGTTACTACTCAAAGTAGGCAAAACCTAAGCACCAAAAAAAGCAGACCACCATGTCTTGTTTATTTTGTGATGCTTCAGGTTTTTTTTGTATGCCCCAAGACGATGTATAACTGCCAAGAGAGTGGAACGTGACGGGGGGATTGAAGTGAAAATAGCAAAGGTTATCAATAATAACGTCATTAGCATTTATCAGGCCGATGGAGCAGAGCTTGTGGTGATGGGACGTGGGATTGCCTTTAAGAAAAAGCCGGGGGATAAAGTAGACGAGACCCGCATCCAGAAAGTATTTGCATTGAAAAACAAACAGACATCCGATAATTTCAAAATGCTGCTGCGTGAAGTTCCGATGGAATTGATTGAAATTGTGGAAGAGATTATCACGTATGCGCGTGAGAATCTGGGCCGAAAGCTCAATGAGAACATCTATGTGTCTCTTACGGACCATATTAACTTCGCAATCGAACGTTATCGGGAAGGCGTGGAGATCAAGAACGCATTAATGTGGGAGATCAAACAGTTGTACAAGCCCGAATTTGAGCTGGGTCTGAGGACGCTGGAACAGATCAACACCCGCATGAATATTGAGCTTCCACCCGACGAAGCTGCTTTTATCGCCCTTCATATTGTCAACGCAGAGATGAATGAAGAAGTCATTACAACGATGAACATTACGAAGTTTATCCAGCAAATTATTAATATAGCGAAATATCATTTCAAAATGGAATTTGATGAGGACTCTCTCAGTTATTTTCGCTTCATTACACATTTGAAGTTCTTCTCTCAGCGTGTGCTCAGTGGTACGCATTACGACAACAATTATGATCATTTCTATGACATGATTAAGGAGAAGCATCCTGATGCCGCGGCGTGTACGGAGAAAATTGAGTTGTTTGTCAAAAAAGAGTACAACCATGAGCTGACCAATGAAGAAAAATTGTATCTGACGGTTCATATTGAACGAGTGGTTAATCGATAATATTTAAATGTTGACAAAAATGGTTTAATTATAATAATATGTGATTAACAGGAATTGAATACGATTTAACTGGGATTGTTACTGGTTATGCAGGCAAAACCTAAGTCATGAGAAGGTCAGGACCATTGTGCCCCCTTACTCAAGGCTTAGGTTTTTTGTGTGCAAAAAAATCGGTAAGAGGCCTGTTTGAGAAAAAGTGGGGGTGCAGATTATGAGTCACGAGAAACTGGCCAAAGAGATTGTAGAACTGGTCGGCGGTGAGAAGAATGTGGAATCGCTTGTTCATTGTGCAACACGGTTACGATTTGTATTGAAGGATGATGCCAA
The window above is part of the Paenibacillus sp. 1781tsa1 genome. Proteins encoded here:
- a CDS encoding LacI family DNA-binding transcriptional regulator → MNKTISDIAQMAGVAKSTVSRYLNGGSVSEDTRQKIERIIKQYNYVPNTFAQSLKAKKTSIIGTVVPRLDSFATSQTLIGIDEELRSNQYQMLIANTSQDMQREIDAIYDFARQKVSGIILLAAEVTEAHLKAVDDIRIPVLLVGQQHEQLHSLVHNDDQAGYEMGKYVVEQGHRKIVYMGVSEKDRAVGIYRKQGFQRAIAECDGCEVKYYETSFKMSEAIVTAEAILKEITPTIIVGATDNIALGVMKIAFSNKIRIPQDLSVTGFGGYDITEMIHPTLTTVKYHYLQAGKVAANHIIRLVKGESVEERTTLDVELIPRESVDKL
- a CDS encoding sucrose-6-phosphate hydrolase, yielding MKMTREQRYRRIEQAEPGEIAKLEAQISECPWRQSYHIQPVTGLLNDPNGFVYYKGYYHLFYQWFPLGTEHGMKYWYHTRSNNLVNWENIGIGIEPGGRYDSHGAYSGSAIEKDGNLHLLYTGNTRDEAWVRHPYQCLAVMDESGSVTKLNYPVISSVPAGYTEHFRDPKVWQQGDTYYCVIGAQRTDETGCTVLYRSIDLNNWEFLGEIRTQLTSFGYMWECPDYMEMDGKGVLVFSPQGLDAAGDHYQNIFQSGYLIGEPLDLQTREFNHGEFQELDRGFDFYAPQTMQGPDGRRILVGWMGLPDLAYPTDDNGWAHCLTIPRQLTLRDGKLIQQPVAEMIQLRQQEKGTHIRATIDNESRSFTGFYGISYELICEISHVEAEIVGIEFRASGTEKTVLLYDRIQQKVILDRTMSGAELAEQNGAVRRCALTADVIKFHLFVDASSVEIFVNDGEEVFTSRIFPSRDSVDIRFFAHGGKADFEATQWHY
- a CDS encoding sucrose-specific PTS transporter subunit IIBC, with translation MSENQRIAQEVIHAIGGKENIASFAHCATRLRIMVKDKEKIDQKTVENIEKVKGAFFNSGQYQIIFGTGTVNRIFEEVEKLGIEGSSKDDVKSQGKKEGNAFQRAIRTFGDVFVPIIPVLVATGLFMGLRGLLTQNEILALFGATPDDISSNFLLFTQILTDTAFAFLPALVAWSAFRVFGGSPVLGIVLGLMLVNPALPNAYAVADGSAQPLHMFGFIPVVGYQGSVLPAFFVGLIGAKFEKVLRRRVPEALDLILTPFITLTVMITLGLFAIGPVFHSLEEWVLHGTTAVLDLPFGIAGIIIGFFHQIIVVTGVHHIFNFLEIQLLEKTGFNPFNAIITCAMAAQGAACLAVGLKTKNMKLKALALPSSLSAFLGITEPAIFGVNLRYMKPFIMGLVGGGVGGFIASLFHLQGTGMAVTVIPGTLLYLNSQLPLYILSNVVAMAIAFALTWFFGYKDQPIAEESVSHDNSGVTSVEAHAVDSNPRANSVTDAVISNRPKVDLLEIASPMNGTVVALEQVPDPAFSEKHMGEGIAIEPSEGKVYAPFDGVIAHVMNKSKHAVILEHETSVQMLVHIGINTVGLKGNGFTAHVNSGDRVTAGQLLIEFDMDVIQAAGLPLITPVLIPSGNEAITNVAATSTGRVQANGEAILIVKFNEPQ
- a CDS encoding cellulase family glycosylhydrolase, with protein sequence MMKKNRKSVLSLTLVTAMILSLFSSAVASAATDNSEQTSTSAAPSKMQAYVNAMEPGWNLGNSLDAVGEDETAWGNPRITKEMIQSIASEGYNSIRIPVTWEAHIGDAPDYTIDAAYMNRVQEVVNWALDADLYVMINLHHDSWRWISYMEKDHDNVLARYNAAWTQIADKFKDASDKLMFESVNEPRFSEGGTTDAAIGYRMLDELNTSFHKIVRTSGGNNETRPLVLPTMHTSSAQPDLDELNKTIRKLNDTNIIATVHYYGFWPFSVNIAGYTKYNEEVQKDVTDTFDRVYNAFTAKGIPVIVGEYGLLGFDQHTGVIEQGEKLKFFEFVGQYLRQKQMTTMLWDNGQHFGRTSFTWSDQELFDTMKASWTGRSSTAETDLVYFKQDEAIQDKKVKLNLNGNKFNSLKNGTTPLVRGKDYTIRKDVLTLKSNLLTKLTASGDLGVNATLTAGFNEGTDWNFNIIKYDTPKLNDATGTTSAFAIPTTFNGNQLATMEATYANGENAGPQNWTSFKEFSYTFSPDYERHVIELKPNFFNETKDGEVTLKFHFWNGDVITYKITKNGTSVVGVAS
- a CDS encoding amidohydrolase, whose translation is MKLDAHQHFWEYNIAEYGWIGEEMKAIRQSFLPKDLEPILAQSGMDGCIAVQARQSLTETEWLLELADQYEFIKGVVGWVDLCSDDVRNQLELLASNPVLKGVRHVIQDEPDLQYVLREDFQRGISLLKEYDLAYDLLVSKEQLSYAVELVKAFPEQRFVLDHLAKPDIKSGILSPWQEALESLAAQPNAYCKLSGIVTEADWENWTPSDFTSYLNIAIEAFGAERLMFGSDWPVSNLAASYSDVYGLIKSHIHSLSVSDQQMILGGTCAAFYQIS
- a CDS encoding 6-phospho-beta-glucosidase encodes the protein MTNFEFPKDFLWGGAIAANQAEGAYLEDGKGLSIVDLLPTGESRRSIMKGHVPAFTPLATEFYPSHEAIDFYHRYPEDIALFAEMGFKALRVSIAWARIFPTGEDEQPNEAGLQFYDNLFDELLKNGIEPVVTLAHFDVPVHLIEKYGSWRSRELVTLFETYAITVFTRYKDKVKYWMTFNEINMLLHLPFLGAGLAFNEGDNIKEIQYQAAHHQLVASALAVKACHEIIPGAMIGCMLAAGSFYPYTCNPEDVFQGMEKDRESYFFIDVQSRGEYPGYAKRFFKDHELNIVMQPEDAEILKDHTVDYIGFSYYSSRTTSTDPEVVKNMTSGNVFGSVANPYLAKSEWGWTIDPKGFRITANQLHDRYQKPLFVVENGFGANDVVTPEGEVDDAYRIDYLKRHVAEMGEAIQDGVNIIGYTSWGPIDIVSASSGEMRKRYGYIYVDRDNEGHGELTRLKKKSFDWYKNVIESNGTDLGDE